One Sulfurimonas sp. C5 genomic region harbors:
- a CDS encoding 6-carboxytetrahydropterin synthase yields MIIRKLFKFENAHIVRGCSSVKCRSSIHGHSYKVEVLFESNYLDNGQMVYDFGLMKQNIKDLIESFDHAITLWNGDDAEYIADMKKHSHRWVELPVSPSAEQFARVIFVLIDILFHLTKGINGEKEVKLHSIIVHETDTGYAQAFREDAYNAQMGQITLEEIVFSDEVLNSFNDRSLLEKLKAGSEFINPESV; encoded by the coding sequence TTCGTGGATGTTCAAGTGTGAAATGCCGCTCTTCGATCCATGGACACTCTTACAAAGTTGAAGTTCTGTTTGAATCAAATTATTTGGACAACGGACAGATGGTATATGATTTTGGTTTAATGAAGCAAAATATCAAAGATCTGATAGAGTCTTTTGACCATGCTATCACTTTATGGAATGGTGATGATGCAGAATATATAGCTGATATGAAAAAACATTCCCATAGATGGGTAGAGTTGCCAGTTTCACCTTCAGCAGAACAGTTTGCCCGTGTTATTTTCGTACTTATTGATATATTGTTCCATTTGACAAAAGGGATAAACGGCGAAAAAGAGGTTAAACTTCACAGTATAATAGTGCATGAAACAGATACAGGATACGCACAAGCTTTTAGAGAAGATGCGTACAATGCACAAATGGGACAGATTACACTTGAAGAGATTGTTTTTTCAGATGAAGTGCTTAACAGTTTTAACGACCGTAGTTTACTTGAAAAGCTTAAAGCGGGAAGTGAATTTATAAATCCGGAGTCGGTATAG
- a CDS encoding 16S rRNA (uracil(1498)-N(3))-methyltransferase — protein MIFIYEENASRERFTIKGELHKYLIKVRRHQEGDEISMRLKNAPEMLYTYKIVSVDPRSLEVALVSEQVCEVKAKKALHIGWCVIDTKSVEKVLPSLNEIGVEKITFIYCDRSQKNFKPDYKRYERILEASNQQCGRTDFMEFATAKNVQEFVEGNPDTKVFDFCENVLKEDAEISTVLIGCEGGFSKEEKELLSKYEVFRLDTPLVLRSESAVLAVASKIIL, from the coding sequence ATGATATTTATTTATGAAGAGAATGCCTCAAGAGAGCGCTTTACAATTAAAGGTGAACTACATAAATATTTGATAAAAGTGCGTCGCCATCAAGAGGGTGATGAGATCTCAATGCGCTTGAAAAATGCACCCGAAATGCTTTATACGTATAAAATTGTTTCTGTAGATCCAAGAAGTCTGGAAGTTGCACTTGTTTCAGAACAGGTATGTGAAGTAAAAGCAAAAAAAGCACTCCATATAGGCTGGTGTGTAATCGATACAAAATCTGTTGAAAAAGTACTGCCTAGCCTGAATGAGATAGGGGTTGAAAAGATCACATTTATCTATTGCGACAGGAGTCAGAAAAATTTCAAACCTGACTACAAGCGTTACGAGAGAATTTTGGAAGCTTCCAATCAGCAATGCGGCAGAACAGACTTTATGGAGTTTGCTACGGCAAAAAATGTACAAGAATTTGTAGAGGGAAATCCTGATACGAAAGTATTTGATTTCTGTGAGAACGTATTGAAAGAAGATGCCGAAATTTCGACAGTTTTAATAGGTTGTGAAGGGGGATTTTCCAAAGAGGAAAAAGAGCTTTTATCAAAATATGAAGTTTTCCGTCTAGATACACCTTTGGTTCTACGTTCTGAGAGTGCAGTTCTTGCAGTTGCTTCAAAGATAATATTGTAA